The following are encoded together in the Armigeres subalbatus isolate Guangzhou_Male unplaced genomic scaffold, GZ_Asu_2 Contig543, whole genome shotgun sequence genome:
- the LOC134204364 gene encoding LOW QUALITY PROTEIN: uncharacterized protein DDB_G0284459-like (The sequence of the model RefSeq protein was modified relative to this genomic sequence to represent the inferred CDS: inserted 1 base in 1 codon), with protein sequence MSDLNDDLLSYELAEGEDPALLNEDDLLLSDDESGIKLEQHEEEFLLSESEDWVAKQLAAKEKEAAQRLSKKVSDLTPPTTTTPTVVHASKENAAQVQPRKVTNVKRIPPSQQRSASPKEQTPSIPEVKKEIIRTEIAPPASAPAHQELNAIVKEEAPSSQETILPASTESESGRDTTTDISSVSGSSLVPESASGTSLFTESSSASQTDLDITPARQSTHREEETDGVSSQDSRVADAEASKVSLNEKAKSSSQLCDTTSTEDVLDLYVTNQDREQDFSYDTDESTEKRDWKHETSNKNSSASHQSQQPLRPHSNRPNNFKHSGDSSGSSSGEQHFPPLGMLPHPGGPGGYGPGPFRGGMRPRFPPRPGFPGDMNNYRNNRMNFPMGGRPPFPPRGPPFDPMMRPGMMRPGDRMPFDPMRGGPRMGPGGPMFRPGGPGGPLPGGPPFGPMGGPGRGPEMPPGGPPGPMGAIQPHPPPLLGFDTAPLAATTPAVPVISAPVLPRKVLINPNFKGGVEAATNQLMRDALSSQQFLANINSRPVSDEELLRQQEEFINKNRIEVEKRRFERSPSRERERERERDQDRDRERDRERERERERDQDRDRERERDRGRSREREREQDKERDREHRDRSPRXRSRSPRRHRAGSRDQDANRPPRRNFPSRRQGSRDRDDDSRYPKRRKSGDYGDNPRGNSDRKDDDEDPEIRAYRMEIEKQKAAREKIIRDKEMRRKQAAEENKKPRTSDRKSEEPPAKYTPIVVTEKKIISLKKKSESDSKSPSDRHSSSNHATSSSRKPAAQSVESSKKAPPSSANTTTTTTSLSDNDSSKLTSSAPPLSPGSPKRKVIDNRDELDLFLDEYEEELLREPTPSPPREKPPPPVSSNRDSGREGRDSGRDGRGDGRDNRDHRSGFGSGSRRIVLKPVSGSDSRQSDKDKAPPAKKSRVFDRLDKRIGVNDADKRKLQRMSPEVVAADHRTNIGSSLVIVERRCEKYNHDDDRSRPRRHKKSKRSKRSRK encoded by the exons ATGTCGGATTTGAA TGATGACTTGCTCAGCTACGAGCTGGCGGAAGGTGAGGATCCGGCCCTACTGAATGAGGACGACCTGCTGCTGTCCGACGATG AGAGTGGCATCAAGCTCGAGCAACACGAGGAGGAGTTCCTGCTCAGCGAATCGGAGGACTGGGTTGCCAAACAGCTTGCGGCCAAGGAGAAGGAAGCAGCTCAACGATTGTCGAAGAAAGTTTCGGATCTCACgccgccgacgacgacgacgcctaCCGTCGTTCACGCCTCAAAGGAAAATGCAGCCCAGGTGCAGCCTAGGAAGGTCACCAACGTAAAACGGATTCCACCGTCGCAGCAACGTAGTGCGAGTCCAAAAGAGCAAACACCTTCCATACCGGAAGTGAAGAAAGAAATTATCAGAACTGAAATCGCGCCGCCAGCAAGTGCCCCAGCTCATCAGGAACTGAACGCGATAGTGAAAGAAGAAGCACCTTCAAGCCAAGAGACGATTTTGCCCGCATCTACGGAATCTGAATCCGGCAGAGATACTACAACGGATATATCTTCCGTTTCTGGCTCATCTCTGGTTCCGGAATCGGCCTCGGGCACCTCTTTGTTCACAGAATCCTCTTCTGCCTCACAAACGGATTTGGACATTACACCTGCCCGACAATCCACTCACAGGGAAGAAGAAACGGATGGCGTTTCTTCACAGGACTCACGAGTAGCGGATGCCGAAGCTTCAAAAGTATCTTTGAATGAGAAAGCCAAATCCTCCAGTCAGCTCTGCGATACCACTTCGACCGAGGATGTGTTGGACTTGTATGTCACAAATCAAGACCGTGAACAGGATTTCTCCTATGACACGGATGAATCCACAGAGAAACGCGACTGGAAGCATGAGACTAGTAACAAAAATTCATCCGCTTCACATCAGTCACAGCAGCCCCTTCGGCCACATTCAAACAGGCCGAACAACTTCAAACATTCCGGCGATTCCAGTGGCTCTTCCTCTGGAGAACAACATTTTCCACCCCTCGGAATGCTGCCACATCCGGGAGGACCCGGAGGTTACGGCCCAGGACCATTTCGTGGTGGTATGCGTCCGCGTTTTCCGCCGCGACCAGGTTTTCCGGGTGATATGAACAATTACCGCAACAATCGTATGAACTTTCCGATGGGAGGTAGGCCTCCATTCCCACCGCGCGGGCCTCCGTTTGATCCCATGATGCGACCAGGTATGATGCGCCCTGGCGATCGCATGCCCTTCGACCCAATGCGAGGTGGACCCCGTATGGGTCCCGGTGGACCAATGTTTCGACCAGGTGGCCCTGGTGGACCATTACCCGGTGGACCACCATTCGGCCCAATGGGTGGACCAGGAAGAGGCCCCGAAATGCCCCCTGGTGGCCCTCCAGGTCCGATGGGTGCCATTCAACCGCACCCGCCTCCATTGCTGGGTTTCGATACTGCGCCCCTGGCGGCAACCACCCCTGCTGTTCCTGTGATTTCCGCACCAGTTCTACCCAGAAAGGTGTTAATCAACCCAAATTTCAAAGGAGGCGTTGAGGCAGCAACTA ATCAATTGATGCGCGATGCACTAAGTAGTCAACAATTTCTAGCTAATATAAACAGCCGTCCAGTCAGCGACGAGGAGCTGCTCCGTCAGCAGGAGGAATTCATCAACAAAAATCGGATTGAAGTGGAGAAACGCCGCTTCGAGCGGTCGCCATCCCGCGAGAGAGAACGAGAGCGCGAACGCGATCAGGATCGAGATCGAGAAAGAGACCGCGAGCGCGAACGGGAGCGAGAACGCGATCAGGACCGTGATAGGGAACGCGAACGGGACCGCGGTCGCTCGAGGGAACGGGAACGCGAACAGGACAAAGAGCGCGACCGGGAACATCGTGATCGTTCGCCAC AACGATCCAGGTCTCCGCGGCGTCATCGCGCTGGCAGTCGGGACCAGGACGCAAATCGACCGCcgagaaggaatttcccttcgcgGCGACAGGGCAGTCGCGATCGTGACGACGACAGTCGGTATCCGAAGAGGCGGAAGAGCGGAGATTATGGGGACAATCCGAGGGGTAACAGTGAT AGAAAGGACGACGATGAAGATCCCGAAATTAGAGCGTATCGAATGGAAATTGAGAAGCAGAAAGCTGCTCGGGAGAAGATTATTCGTGATAAGGAGATGCGTCGGAAACAAGCGGCGGAAGAGAATAAGAAACCGAGAACTTCG GATCGCAAATCCGAGGAACCTCCCGCCAAGTACACTCCGATCGTGGTCACCGAAAAGAAGATCATCTCCCTCAAAAAGAAATCCGAATCAGATAGTAAGTCGCCATCGGATCGCCACTCATCGTCCAACCATGCTACGTCCTCATCGCGTAAGCCCGCTGCACAGTCGGTGGAGTCGTCTAAAAAGGCACCACCGTCGTCCGCcaacaccaccaccaccaccacctctTTGTCCGACAACGATTCGTCGAAGTTGACCTCGTCTGCACCCCCGTTGTCACCGGGCTCACCAAAACGCAAAGTCATCGACAATCGGGACGAGCTGGATCTGTTTCTGGACGAGTACGAAGAGGAGCTGCTGCGGGAGCCGACCCCATCGCCTCCGCGGGAGAAACCTCCTCCGCCGGTCAGCAGCAACCGAGATAGTGGGCGCGAGGGTCGCGACAGTGGACGAGATGGTCGGGGAGACGGCCGTGACAATCGCGATCATCGGAGTGGTTTCGGCTCCGGCAGCCGGCGTATTGTGCTTAAACCAGTTTCGGGATCGGATTCACGCCAGAGCGATAAAGACAAAGCTCCGCCGGCGAAGAAGTCCAGAGTATTTGATAGGCTAGATAAGCGGATAGGGGTCAATGATGCCGACAAACGCAAACTACAAAG GATGTCGCCGGAGGTTGTCGCTGCAGATCATCGCACCAATATCGGAAGTTCGCTGGTTATCGTTGAACGCCGTTGCGAGAAATACAATCACGATGATGACCGAAGCCGACCACGGCGACATAAGAAATCCAAGAGGAGCAAACGCAGTAGAAAGTAA